The following DNA comes from Rubidibacter lacunae KORDI 51-2.
CCGACAACGGCACTGGCAAGGGCGTCCGAGCCCTGATATCCGGGCACGGGGCGGCGATAAATAATGTTGGTGCCCTTGTACTGCTCGAAAACCAAATCCGTCGTTCCCGCGGCGGCTTGGCGCGAATAGTACGCCTGCAAAAACTCTCGGGCGCGATCGCCATTATCAGTGGTTGCCACCAGCAGGTATCCGGGCTGCACGCCGTTGTCTGGGTCGCGATCGTAATCGAGGCTGGTGACGGCGAAGGTCAGTTCTCGACCGAGCCACGGCTGAATATCCCGGGCGTAATTCAATCGGGTGCCGTCGAGGAGGTCGGCTTTGAGGCGTTCCAGTTCTCGATACGAGCGCGAGCGCTGCAGCACGGGCGCAAGCAATTGACGATAGGCGACGAGGCGATCGACGTCTACCAGCAACGACCCCATCAGCGGTGCTTGCCGGGGGACGAACACCGCTGCTTCGGGATGTGCTTCGACGCCGCCGTCGCGCAAGTCGAGCGGACTGTCGCTCAGGATCCAGAAAACCCCGGCTGCCGCAATCGCTACCAGACTCAGCGCTCCGGCTGCCAGCACCAATAAAAACGAACGCAATTTCATGTTCCTATCGCACGCAAGCTCACAAGTAGTCTATACGGTTGCCGCGGGCCCGTCGCTGACGGGCGGACCGCGATCGCGCAGCAAATTCATCACTAGCGCGTCGAATAACTTTATTTGAGGGAGAGAGAAGCGGGAGATACGCGCGCAGTCGGCAGCTGCAGCCGCGCGCGTTGGACGATCGCCTAGAAGGCGGACAAATCGACTTTGGGGGCGCCATGCCTTGGTGAGGAGTGGAGCGCGATCGAACGCGTTAACGGTGCATGGCTGCGGGGCTACCGAACCTAAGTGCGGCTTGAAGATCGCGCGGGCTCTCGTCGATAACCTTTTGTGCTTTGGGCGAGAACGGCGAACCTAGTTTTGCAGCGACCTAGCTCGATTCGGCCGGTCGGCTCGGATGTTGTAGGAAGCCTCGCGAAACAGCAGTTGCCAGGCTCGTCCGCCGGATCGTGCTATGGGGACTAAGCCAGGCAGCGCGCGTTTCGGCATCACCATCGGGGGGTTGACATGGGTAATATATGGCATCGAGGCCCATGGCTAGTAGGCGGTCTAGGTCGCCCGGTAGCGGTCCGAAGCTCTGAAGGTTGAAGACATGGCGGACGCGCGCGTAGATCGCGAGGTCGGCAGCAGTTGCAATTGCAGTTGGAGGAAAAGGATTGCAGCAACCACAGGTGGGGTTGCTGCACCGGTCGATAAGAAACCAACTGGCGATCGCGCTTCAGTGACGCTATAAGCAGGCAGTAGGAGCAGGCAGTCGCGAAAACCCGAGGATGAAAACTCCGCACAGGGCTCCCAATTGTCGTAGCATGATTCCCTTCCGGCAGTGACACGTCCAGTTTTGCCAAGCCGTTCTACCGCCTTCGATTGCAGCTGGTTAGACCGTCGGAGCAAACATAAACTGTTCCAATTAGTGGCTGCTAGCAGTTTGTAACCTCCGGCTATGATGGCGGTCGATGTGGCAGGCGATTCGGAGAGGCAATTGGGTACGTTGCAATCGGGAATCTTGTATGGCGTCAGTGTTGGTCCGGGCGATCCAGAACTGATTGCTATTAAAGGCGTTCGTATTTTGCAGCAGGCAGATGTCGTGGCCTATCCCTCCGGACGCGACGGCGAACCAGGATTGGCCGAGCGGATCGTAGCACCGTGGTTGCAACCGAAACAGATCCGATTGCCGCTGTACTTTTCCTTCGCCCGCGTTCCAGATATCCAACAACAAGCGTGGACTGCAGCCAGCGACTGCGTCTGGGAGCATCTCAAGAGCGGGCGATCGGTGGCATTTGCTTGCGAGGGCGATGCGGGGTTTTATGGAACGTTCGCGTACTTATCGCAAACCTTGCGATTGCGTTATCCCGAAGCCCGTATCGAAGTCGTGCCTGGAGTCATCTCGCCGATCGCCGCCGCTGCTGCCCTCGGTATCCCGCTGGTGGCGCGCGATCGCAAGCTAGCGGTCTTGCCCGCACTTTACGCTGTCGGAGAACTCGAGCAGGCGCTGGACTGGGCGGATGCGGTCGTTTTGCTCAAGGTCAGTTCGTCCTACGTGCAAGTGTGGGACATACTGCAATCGCGCGACTTGCTCGCCAGCAGTTGGGTGGTGGTGCGCGCCACCCAACCCGGACAAGAAATCCTCGCCGACCTGCGCGATCGCCGCGACCTGAAACTGCCATACTTCTCGCTATTGGTCGTCCAAACGCGATCGCCAATAGGGCTTCATACCTCCCAATAGGGGGGACGGTTCGGGAGGTGCTGGTTTTGGTCGATGCAATTGTAAACAGTTTGGCGATCTCTTAACCGGCGCTCGCGCAGCGAGCGCCTTTAATATTTCTTTACATCTGTACCTTTTGGACTCTCAATAGTTCGCTTTATGGAGGTCAAATGCCGCTATTGGTTCTCTTGAGCAGGAAATGGTGGTTATGCGATCCCGCACATGCGACCTCGATCCATCCGCGCCCGCAAGCGACTGCCAGGCGGGCGATTGCCAGGTTCGGAGGGCAACTGAATTATTGGTATTGAGTGCTTCAAACCCTTGCCCAGAGGGAATTTGATGGAATGACGATCGCGTTGCAAGAACTTTGCAAAAGTCAATGTCGAGATCGTGAGGTTGCTTTTAGACTGGGGTACGCACTGGTGGCAGTGCCTCGGACGAGATCGTCGACTGAGGCGAACGGCCGTGCCCCGTCATCTCCCCTTCGCTGTCGTCCCGATGTCCCCGCAGCAACTTTGGACTCAAGTTCTGTCCCAGCTTCGCGTGCAATTGCCCAGAGGCATGTATGACAACCTGGTTGCCAAACTCGTTGCAGAAGCGCTCACGACCGAGTGCCTGACGCTGTGCGCTCCAGATCCCTTCACTCGCGACTGGCTGCAAAAGCACATTAGCGACAAGACCGCCGCTGCCATCCAGGAAGTTCTGGGTTATCCCTTGGCGGTGCGGATCGCTACAGCGGAAGACCTGCAGAGCGAACCTCAGCCTCAGCTCGTTCCCGCAGTTCGCCCGCCCGCGCCAGCACCTATAGCGCGCGCGCGCGGCAGTCTCAACCCGAAATACACGTTCAAGCGGTTTGTCAGCGGCAACTGCAATCGCTTTGCTCATAGCGCAGCCCTGGCTGTGGCGGACAATCCCGGCAATTGCTACAACCCATTGTTCATTTGGGGTGGCGTCGGTCTGGGCAAAACCCATTTGATGCAAGCGATCGGACATCACCGGCTGAGCACCGAGCCCAACGCGACGGTATGCTACATCTCTACCGAGCAGT
Coding sequences within:
- a CDS encoding precorrin-2 C(20)-methyltransferase; the protein is MGTLQSGILYGVSVGPGDPELIAIKGVRILQQADVVAYPSGRDGEPGLAERIVAPWLQPKQIRLPLYFSFARVPDIQQQAWTAASDCVWEHLKSGRSVAFACEGDAGFYGTFAYLSQTLRLRYPEARIEVVPGVISPIAAAAALGIPLVARDRKLAVLPALYAVGELEQALDWADAVVLLKVSSSYVQVWDILQSRDLLASSWVVVRATQPGQEILADLRDRRDLKLPYFSLLVVQTRSPIGLHTSQ